The genomic stretch TGCGGTGCACTGTTGTTGCCGTGGATGCGCCGTGGTTGACCCTGGATGTTCACATCATCGTGGCCTCAACATCACTCTCCATGGGACCTGCAATTCTTGTATGTCGTCTACCCATTCAAATCATCTACTTTGATTTGAGTCCCCGCAACTCTTGCACTTCATCCCCCACATTCACATAATCCcccctaatatatatatgtcgTACCCTTagttaaggttttttttttttttaatatcaatgCAAAATCCAATTTATTCAATCTGCCTAAGCTACCACTATCATTACATTCTTTTTGCCAAAGATTTTAAACCGCACTTATCTTTTCCTCCTATCTATCATAAAGAGAAGGCCTTCCTTCCATTCATACTCACGCAATAAGTTCAAATTTGTACTGTAATACTAGGGCATTTTAAGTTGTAATAAAGGGTGCACTTTACTGTTACACAAATAATACTCGTTCCAACAGATCATAATATCCACAGTAACACTTTTGAACAAGCCAAAAGCTAGCGAGCCTAAGTTCCTTTTGAAATAGTACATCATTCGCACTACCACAGCAATACCATTTCTTTGGTCAATCATGCAGTCCGCAGAGGAGGGGACACCAGTATTACACCATCTCCACGAACAAAAAGGAAAGGAATGGTCCGTTTTGTAGTCTGAAAAGGGAATGAGAATGAATACACACAAATAGTTACCATACGTCTAGAAATTACCACAACGCAGGTCCCTATAGGATGCTAcctaaatttataatttcaatttcaaatataaaGGAAGAATGGCTAAGATCATACCCTAACTATCTCCTCATATGTTTCATCATCAATCTCAACAGTTGTCACAATTTCTTCAACATCACCAAGAATCATATTAAGATGCTGATCATAAGCCTGTAAAACAACATACAAGATAAATTTAGTCTCACAATGGAAGATTGCCACTCTaagtaaaatcaatttttccATTCAATTCCAGTTCATATATAGTTCCAAACAAATATCATGAACTGGAAAATGACCTTGGAAACTCAGAAACACAAAATAAACAGAGATGTTtataaaaaaacacacaacacacacaaAGATTCCCCTTATACTAGGTAATGCATTAGTTCATAGCCACTAACAGCAATATATTTTACCAATTCCTTCCTCCTTCACAAACTTCAAGTTACTCAACATGAGGATTAAGAAGTAATTCATCAAAGAACAATACGTTCACTGCAAGTTTGTTTTATCAGGAATTGAGAGGGagaggaaatttaaaaaattaaccatGAACAAGAACAGAAAAAATGTCAAACCAAAATAAGAAGTACTTTTTTTTCCAGATTATTCACAACAAAGATGCCCTTTTGACAATGCAGGATGGAAGGTTGGCAGAAGAAAAGGGAACCCAAGGTGAAGTTAAGAGAATGAGCAGACCCTAGAGTAAAAACAGGAAGGCATGTGTATGCAATTATCTTTTCCCCAGAGAAATAATACTAAATCAAAGAGAGACAGAAAAAACTAGAGTGCCATCATGAAAGTTAAAGTCAAATACTCGTATAGCTGTACTGCTGGACTTCATGAATTGTTACCGGCATTCAACCTTCTTCTCCTACGGTGCTAGTATAATAAAGTCCTAGTTTATTCTTAACATATACTATGATAATTTCCAAATTTACGGCAATATAAAGCACATCCTAGCTTCCTCAAACAGAAATAAGGCAAACAAACCAATTTAACAGTGGAAGAAACATACAAACAGACATCTAGAAATATAGATACACAAacatcatatttgaaaaataaaataattaagcatAATTCGAGATTTAGGAGCTAAAGAGAGGCAATATTAATCATCAGAAGATCAGAAACCCTAGAAGAAGAGAAGGGAAAAGGAAATGGTACATGAAGTTTTCCGCGGAGTTCACGGTCGGAACGGAGCTTGACGTAAATTCTCTCGTCGAGGCTGAGCCTGATGAGATCCAGCGGCTCCTTCACTGTGCTCTCTTCTTCACTCCC from Ipomoea triloba cultivar NCNSP0323 chromosome 12, ASM357664v1 encodes the following:
- the LOC115998130 gene encoding sm-like protein LSM3B; translation: MGSEEESTVKEPLDLIRLSLDERIYVKLRSDRELRGKLHAYDQHLNMILGDVEEIVTTVEIDDETYEEIVRTTKRTIPFLFVRGDGVILVSPPLRTA